One Phoenix dactylifera cultivar Barhee BC4 chromosome 8, palm_55x_up_171113_PBpolish2nd_filt_p, whole genome shotgun sequence genomic window carries:
- the LOC103710977 gene encoding mitogen-activated protein kinase kinase kinase 1 has protein sequence MESAGPSTRATTVGTRCNPAQQVADRIIRALRHRLRLLHRSDANFFVLGATGNVYTVTLASTPSCTCPDRTVPCKHILFVLLRVLGLSFDDACIWRRTLRPCQLARLLGTPTAPDVLAGSRARERFHQVFSGNGGDAERLVASAREDDGAVCPICLEEVGGGGRLVTCGTCGNSLHGECLVGWKRSRGRRGTSCVVCRARWTERREQERYVNLAAYVSEEVDEGGGGSCAG, from the coding sequence ATGGAGTCCGCTGGCCCCAGCACCCGGGCCACCACCGTCGGAACCCGATGCAACCCGGCGCAACAAGTAGCCGACCGGATCATCCGAGCCCTCCGCCACCGGCTCCGCCTCCTCCACCGGTCGGACGCCAACTTCTTCGTCTTGGGGGCCACCGGCAACGTCTACACCGTCACCCTCGCCTCCACCCCGTCATGCACCTGCCCGGACCGCACCGTTCCTTGCAAGCACATCCTCTTCGTCCTCCTCCGCGTTCTCGGTCTGTCCTTCGACGACGCCTGCATCTGGAGGCGGACGTTGCGCCCATGCCAGCTAGCCCGCCTCCTGGGCACACCCACAGCCCCCGACGTCCTTGCCGGATCCCGGGCCCGGGAGAGGTTCCACCAGGTATTCTCGGGCAACGGCGGCGACGCCGAGCGGCTGGTGGCCTCGGCGAGGGAGGACGACGGCGCCGTGTGCCCCATTTGTTTGGAGGAGGTGGGGGGAGGCGGGAGGCTGGTTACGTGCGGCACCTGCGGGAACTCCCTGCATGGAGAGTGCCTTGTGGGGTGGAAGAGGAGCCGAGGAAGGAGGGGAACCAGCTGCGTGGTGTGCCGGGCCCGGTGGACGGAGAGGAGGGAGCAGGAGCGATACGTCAACCTCGCGGCCTACGTTAGCGAGGAGGTCGACGAAGGTGGCGGCGGATCGTGCGCAGGCTGA
- the LOC103708481 gene encoding nuclear pore complex protein NUP35, which produces MRTTLQRSPKTERQSLFFRDLASPVSTHRGGAAGGRFATPGQAAAVSALWRENFGSSDPPPPPVFTLEDRVNFSPEPGLADLPASPELKIEARTPPPALGYLSSPSPLKNRAEASNSGAVGGGLHVFQQQSPGSSSWRSPAKGGGGGELDDKGKGSPVDGVIHPGPLITLPPPREVARPELQRNNLPVGGRDEEEWVTVYGFSPGDTNLVLREFEKCGAILKHIPGPRVANWMHILYQSRYDAQKAIAKNGVQLNSILIIGVKAMDPQQRQYLNESLNSNYHGGFMVSLPSQSTAGMSSAARGLSGPPSRPYHLQNGSITTTNDSEHRTRAIASPTKSVVSKVVDLMFSI; this is translated from the exons ATGAGGACCACGCTTCAGAGAAGCCCTAAAACCGAGAGGCAATCCCTCTTCTTCCGAGACCTCGCCTCCCCCGTCTCCACACACCGCGGCGGCGCCGCCGGCGGACGCTTCGCGACGCCCGGTCAGGCCGCTGCCGTCTCCGCCCTCTGGCGGGAGAATTTCGGCTCTTCCGACCCCCCGCCGCCCCCTGTCTTCACCCTCGAGGACCGTGTCAATTTCTCCCCAGAGCCCGGCCTCGCCGACCTCCCTGCCTCCCCGGAGCTCAAGATAGAAGCCCGAACCCCGCCCCCCGCCCTCGGCTacctctcctccccttcccctcTCAAGAACCGGGCCGAGGCGAGCAATTCGGGGGCGGTCGGTGGGGGGTTGCACGTTTTTCAGCAGCAGAGCCCTGGGAGCTCGAGCTGGCGGTCTCCTGCCAAGGGCGGCGGTGGTGGGGAGCTCGATGACAAGGGGAAGGGCTCGCCGGTTGATGGTGTGATCCATCCGGGGCCGTTGATCACCCTGCCGCCGCCAAGGGAGGTGGCGAGGCCAGAGTTGCAGAGGAATAACTTGCCCGTTGGAGGGCGTGATGAGGAAGAGTGGGTGACGGTTTACGG ATTTTCACCTGGTGATACAAACCTGGTATTGCGAGAATTCGAGAAATGCGGAGCAATATTGAAACACATACCTGGTCCAAGGGTTGCTAACTGGATGCATATTTTGTATCAG AGCCGATATGATGCCCAAAAGGCTATTGCAAAGAACGGTGTGCAGTTAAATAGCATTCTCATTATTGGGGTGAAGGCCATGGATCCTCAGCAGCGCCAGTATCTGAATGAGAGTCTAAACAGCAACTATCATGGGGGCTTCATGGTTTCCTTGCCCTCACAGTCTACAGCTGGGATGAGCTCTGCTGCCAGGGGCTTGTCAGGTCCTCCCTCTCGTCCTTATCACCTACAGAATGGCAGCATCACCACCACCAATGATAGCGAGCACCGTACAAGAGCCATTGCTTCCCCTACGAAGTCGGTTGTGTCCAAAGTTGTGGACTTGATGTTCAGCATATAA